CAGGTTGAATTCACCCATACGTTCAAAAAAGGGTGGGGCATTGCCAGGGAGGAAGTGGAGTTCGCCATTTCCGAAGGACTCTATGACCAAGTGGTGAAGGCGCATGGCGCGATTCCGCTGACCAAGAGACGGGTGACTGCCCGTTTAGGGAACACGATCATCGAAATCGACGATTATGCGCAGATTCACATGCTGGTGCTGGAGGTAGAGTTTCCTTCCATGGAAGCCGCAGACGGCTTTGTGCCGCCGGCGTGGTTTGGACAAGATATCAGCACGGAGAAACAATACAGCAACAAGAAAGTATGGCGGGACCTGCAGCAGCAGGGAATCGTAACGGCGTTAGTCACGAAATGGTTAGCTAAAACATAGGAAACATATGCAGCTAGAACGTGGATACTACCCGTTCTTATATGGTTGCAAAAAGGCTCTTGCGAGCGGTCATACCGGACCGCCCGCGAAGAGCCTTTTTTATAGCATTGAACCCAAAATTCTGTCGTAAGGCGAACTGTAATGGTCCATTGAAGAGTGTTTTGAGAAGCATTCGACTTTTTTAGACAAAAGTATTGAAAACGTTTTATTATTATAATATAATATTATCATGATAATTAATTATTATATCGTAAGTGGTAATATCCATAACAAAAGATGGCGTATCAGAAATAAATAATGGCGTAACAGAGAAGGGGGAAGCTCTTCATGAATGAAAACCAGCAGCTGCTTGAAAGCTATTTTCCGATTGCCTCTTTTATCGCGGCGATCATCGGACCTCAATGCGAGGTGGTTGTGCACGATATCAGCGATCCGGAACGCTCCATCATTTTTATCGAGAATGGCCATATTAGCGGACGCCGGGTCGGTGATGCATCCACAGACCTCGTATTGAAAATTTTGAAGGCTGAGGCCTACAGAGAAGAGCAGTTCATCGCGAACTACAAAGCTTCCAGCGCCCGTGGTCAGACTTTTCGATCTTCGACGTATTTTATTAAAAACGGCAGCGGCGAGCTGGTCGGTCTGATGTGCCTAAACATCGACATTACGCATATGGAGGTTGCGGCCGACTGGATCAATAGCATTTTGCAGGGAGGATCGCTGACGCCGCCAGCAGCTCTTGATGCATCCAAGGAGGAGAAACCGTCCACCGAATATCTGCAGGGGAACGTGGACGATTTGCTGCAGCATATCGTCCAGACCGTCCTTAGCAAAATCAGCATTCCGGCGGACCGTTTATCTTCTAACGAGAAGATCGAGATTGTGAAGGAATTGAATGAGCAGGGGGTATTTCTGCTGAAGGGCGGAGTATCCAAGGTTGCCGCGGCTTTATCCATATCGGAGCCTACCGTGTATCGCTATTTGCAGAAGCTGAAATAAGCGGGTTTCATCCGAATAAGAACGCATTGCATCCTGAGACAATGGAAGGTGACATCATGACATTTAATTTCGACAAGATGGTCAGCCGGTTTGGCACGAACAGTGCGAAATGGGACGGGATGGCGCAGAGCATGGGGAGCGATATGATCGCTCTCTCCGTGGCGGACATGGATCTGCCAGCACCGCCAATGGTGGTGGATAAGGTCGCGGAGGCCGCACGTCACGGCATTTACGGATATACCGATCCGTTCCCGCCTTACTTCGAAGCTGTCCGCACTTGGCTTGATAAAGCCTATGACTGGCAGGTCGAGCCCGAATGGATCGTATTTTGTCCGCGCATTGTTCAAGCCGTTTCGGTCATTATACAGAAGTTTACGGAGACCGGAGATAGGATTCTTGTCCATACACCTGTTTATCAGCCTATTGCGAAAGCGGTTACGTTAAACGATCGGGTATTGGTTGAAAGTCCGCTTAAGCTAGCGGACGGGCGATACGAGATCGATTTTGAAGATATGGAGCGGCGGATGCGGGAAGGGGTTAAACTGGTCCTGCTCATATCACCGCACAATCCGGTGGGCCGCGTATGGACGAAGGATGAGCTTGAACGCATGGCGGAGCTTTGTATCCAGTATGACGCACTGATTGTGTCCGATGATATCCATGCTGATTTCATTCATGAGGGACACGAGCATACCGTCATTGCGAAGCTGTCCGAAGAGGTTGCGAATCGTTCCATTATCTGTACGTCACCGGGCAAAACCTTTAACCTGGCAAGTCTCGAAATCGCTAACATCATCATTCCCAATGATGAGCTGCGAGGGCAGTTTAAGCACGGTCTGCTGCAGGCCGGAATTCATAATCCTACATTCTTCTCCGTGCCTGCGCTGGAAGTCGCATACACAGCATGTGATGAATGGTTAACGGAACTTCGTGCTTATATCAAAGATAACATGGCTTATGCCCAAACATTCATAGCTGATCATATGCCAGAGCTGGCCGTGATCGAACCTGAAGGGACATATTTGCTGTGGATTGACTGTACGGCCGTGAGCTGCCATGAAAAGGATTTGGTGGAGTGGATACAGGAGAAGGCGCGTGTCAGCGTTAGCTTCGGTTCTTCTTTCGGTCCTGGCGGTGAAGGCTTCATCAGGGTTAACATCGCCACGCCGCGTCATATATTGCAGGAAGGCCTGGAGCGGCTTGCCGCGGCTTATCCGCTACAGCGTTAACAACCAAAGTTTAAGAGATCAGAAGGAATAAACTTCAAAGGCTTACCATCCTTATCTCGCAAGAAAAACTTCCGCTTTATGCGGTCTGTCTTCTGAGAAGGTACGTCGATAGACATTTTCTTATTTACATCCAGGGGGAATCCATGATGGCTAAACCAAAAGAGGAACGAATGATAAAGCAGCCGACCATGTTTCTGGCGTTGCTTCCGATTTTTACGATGGTGATTTTGCTGTGCCTTGGTTACGTATTATTTGAGCTGCCGCCCGAACCGCTGATTATTGCATCCGCCATTGTCGCAGGCCTGATCGCGATTAAGCTGGGTTACAGCTACAACGATATTTTGGAATCCATTTCGCAAAAAATTGCGAAAACCATGCCCGCCATCCTCATCTTGATTGTGGTCGGATTTATGATCGGCGCGTGGATGGTCGGTGGAACTATTCCTATGATGATCTACTACGGCCTGAGAATCATTGATCCGCAATTTTTGTTGATCACCGCTTTTCTGGTTACATCTGTAGTATCCGTATGTACGGGAACCTCCTGGGGATCTGCCGGGACCATCGGGGTTGCCTTCATGGGGGTCGGCGCTGGAATGGATGCCAATCTTGCCGCTGTGGCAGGTGCAGTTGTAGCGGGTGCTTACTTCGGGGACAAGCTTTCGCCGCTTTCGGATACAACCAATATTGCTGCCTTGTCCACTGGCGTTAATCTGTACGAACATATCGGCCATTTGCTGTATACGACGCTGCCGTCCTTTTTCGTGGCGGGGATCGTTTATGTGGTCACAGGACTGAACACACATGTATC
Above is a window of Paenibacillus sp. FSL K6-1330 DNA encoding:
- a CDS encoding CYTH domain-containing protein; amino-acid sequence: MAIEIERKYLLEVYPEDLISEGTIVVEKEQFIEQTYLALDGDQELRVRKITDLNTGQVEFTHTFKKGWGIAREEVEFAISEGLYDQVVKAHGAIPLTKRRVTARLGNTIIEIDDYAQIHMLVLEVEFPSMEAADGFVPPAWFGQDISTEKQYSNKKVWRDLQQQGIVTALVTKWLAKT
- a CDS encoding MalY/PatB family protein, with amino-acid sequence MTFNFDKMVSRFGTNSAKWDGMAQSMGSDMIALSVADMDLPAPPMVVDKVAEAARHGIYGYTDPFPPYFEAVRTWLDKAYDWQVEPEWIVFCPRIVQAVSVIIQKFTETGDRILVHTPVYQPIAKAVTLNDRVLVESPLKLADGRYEIDFEDMERRMREGVKLVLLISPHNPVGRVWTKDELERMAELCIQYDALIVSDDIHADFIHEGHEHTVIAKLSEEVANRSIICTSPGKTFNLASLEIANIIIPNDELRGQFKHGLLQAGIHNPTFFSVPALEVAYTACDEWLTELRAYIKDNMAYAQTFIADHMPELAVIEPEGTYLLWIDCTAVSCHEKDLVEWIQEKARVSVSFGSSFGPGGEGFIRVNIATPRHILQEGLERLAAAYPLQR
- a CDS encoding PAS domain-containing protein encodes the protein MNENQQLLESYFPIASFIAAIIGPQCEVVVHDISDPERSIIFIENGHISGRRVGDASTDLVLKILKAEAYREEQFIANYKASSARGQTFRSSTYFIKNGSGELVGLMCLNIDITHMEVAADWINSILQGGSLTPPAALDASKEEKPSTEYLQGNVDDLLQHIVQTVLSKISIPADRLSSNEKIEIVKELNEQGVFLLKGGVSKVAAALSISEPTVYRYLQKLK